Proteins encoded within one genomic window of Parolsenella massiliensis:
- a CDS encoding DeoR/GlpR family DNA-binding transcription regulator produces MWEKSREDRKIGVDERRAMIVDEVNRRTSLQVSDVCEHFGVSEVTARNDLDKLEKSGKLRRTHGGAVSITRTITVSFPDQRLNLNVEAKRAVTKRAAEFVHNGDTLFVDTGTTAFEFVHFLYDKRDITIVTADLSIASFADSSMPHAHVLVLGGTLRKNHRYITGPITTEIMAKLRVDKAFLAADSFTPGFGFSTQFTGVAEVKEMMLRQSREHYMMMDASKVRDPCFIRFATLSDFDALVMDFDPNGEVARAIRTDARDTELILTNGKEPHDLPLEVRNEEGHIGREAAACIINDEEI; encoded by the coding sequence ATGTGGGAGAAGTCGCGGGAGGACCGCAAGATCGGCGTCGACGAGCGACGCGCCATGATCGTCGACGAGGTGAACCGCCGCACGTCGCTTCAAGTGTCAGACGTCTGCGAGCACTTCGGAGTCTCGGAAGTCACGGCCAGAAACGACCTCGACAAGCTCGAGAAGTCCGGCAAGCTCCGCCGTACGCACGGCGGCGCGGTCTCCATCACCAGGACAATCACCGTGTCCTTCCCAGACCAGCGCCTCAACCTCAACGTAGAGGCAAAGCGCGCCGTGACGAAGCGCGCCGCCGAGTTCGTCCACAACGGCGACACCCTGTTCGTGGACACGGGGACGACAGCCTTCGAGTTCGTGCACTTCCTCTACGACAAGCGTGACATCACGATCGTGACGGCAGACCTGTCCATCGCGAGCTTCGCGGACTCGAGCATGCCCCACGCCCACGTTCTCGTGCTTGGCGGCACGCTGCGCAAAAACCATCGCTACATAACGGGGCCGATAACTACCGAGATCATGGCCAAGCTCCGCGTTGACAAGGCGTTTCTCGCGGCAGACTCGTTCACGCCCGGCTTTGGCTTCTCCACGCAGTTCACAGGTGTGGCCGAGGTGAAGGAGATGATGCTTCGACAGTCACGCGAGCACTACATGATGATGGACGCCAGCAAGGTGAGAGACCCTTGCTTCATACGCTTTGCCACGCTGTCAGACTTTGACGCCCTCGTCATGGACTTTGACCCAAACGGCGAGGTCGCCCGTGCGATACGGACAGATGCCCGCGACACGGAGCTCATCCTCACGAACGGCAAGGAGCCTCACGACCTGCCGCTCGAGGTCCGAAACGAAGAGGGGCACATCGGCAGAGAGGCCGCTGCCTGTATCATCAACGACGAGGAGATCTAG
- a CDS encoding tagaturonate reductase — translation MDTISYETLEKVGYEGFLQPKDAPEKVLQFGEGNFLRAFVDRYFDMGAELTGWRGKVVMVQPIDGAYGFADGINAQDCLYTVLVRGKQDGQTVDEARVVSSCSRCLNPYRPDDYKAMMEVATSDDLEIIVSNTTEAGIAYDPACKADDEPPASFPAKLAQVLHTRWAAGKPGVIVLACELIDHNGEELLRIMKQYVADWGWDQAFVDWLEHDCTVCTTLVDTIVPGRIRDPKEAAAVAERLGYEDPFLTVREPFQMWGIQGDESLAERLPFVAAGLPGVFVTPDVTPYKKRKVRILNGAHTGFVPGSWVAGFGIVRDCMHDETIRGFMDRMLQTEVIPTLAADLDVEDCKAFAAAVGNRFDNPFIDHQLLSICLNSTAKWRARDLPTLKDYVAAKGELPRCLATSLATLISFYTQELVGYETDGLHLRRTIDGTEYVAADDAFVLDFYAERSGVDDATLVHDVLTCEQMWGEDLTRIAGLEQFVADALAIVREQGAKAAFAAAIA, via the coding sequence ATGGATACCATCAGCTACGAGACGCTCGAGAAGGTTGGCTACGAGGGATTCCTGCAGCCCAAGGACGCGCCTGAGAAGGTCCTCCAGTTTGGCGAGGGCAACTTCCTGCGTGCGTTCGTTGACCGCTACTTTGACATGGGTGCCGAGCTCACGGGCTGGCGCGGCAAGGTCGTCATGGTGCAGCCCATCGACGGCGCATATGGCTTCGCGGACGGCATCAACGCGCAGGACTGCCTCTACACCGTGCTCGTGCGCGGTAAGCAGGACGGCCAGACCGTCGACGAGGCGCGCGTGGTCTCCTCGTGCAGCCGCTGTCTCAACCCGTACAGGCCCGATGACTACAAGGCCATGATGGAGGTCGCCACCTCCGACGACCTGGAGATCATCGTCTCTAACACCACCGAGGCGGGCATCGCCTATGACCCTGCCTGCAAGGCGGACGACGAGCCGCCCGCGAGCTTCCCGGCAAAGCTCGCGCAGGTGCTGCACACCCGCTGGGCGGCTGGCAAGCCCGGCGTCATCGTGCTTGCCTGTGAGCTCATCGACCACAACGGCGAGGAACTGCTGCGCATCATGAAGCAGTACGTGGCCGACTGGGGCTGGGATCAGGCCTTTGTTGACTGGCTGGAGCATGACTGCACCGTCTGCACCACGCTGGTGGACACCATCGTTCCCGGCCGCATCCGCGATCCCAAGGAAGCCGCAGCGGTGGCCGAGCGCCTGGGCTACGAGGACCCGTTCCTCACGGTGCGCGAGCCGTTCCAGATGTGGGGTATCCAGGGCGACGAGTCTCTGGCCGAGAGGCTGCCGTTCGTGGCCGCAGGACTTCCCGGCGTGTTCGTGACGCCGGACGTGACGCCCTACAAGAAGCGCAAGGTCCGCATCCTCAACGGCGCGCACACGGGGTTCGTGCCCGGCTCGTGGGTGGCGGGCTTTGGCATCGTGCGCGACTGCATGCACGACGAGACGATTCGCGGCTTCATGGACCGGATGCTGCAGACCGAGGTTATCCCCACGCTGGCGGCCGACCTCGACGTCGAGGACTGCAAGGCGTTCGCCGCGGCCGTGGGCAACCGCTTCGACAACCCGTTCATCGACCACCAGCTGCTCTCCATCTGCCTGAACTCCACGGCCAAGTGGCGTGCCCGCGACCTTCCCACGCTCAAGGACTACGTGGCGGCAAAAGGTGAGCTGCCGCGCTGCCTGGCGACCAGCCTCGCCACGCTCATCTCGTTCTACACGCAGGAGCTCGTGGGGTACGAGACGGACGGCCTGCATCTGCGCCGCACCATTGACGGCACCGAGTACGTGGCAGCCGATGACGCGTTTGTGCTCGACTTCTATGCTGAGCGCTCGGGTGTCGATGACGCCACGCTCGTCCACGACGTCCTGACGTGCGAGCAGATGTGGGGCGAGGACCTCACGAGAATCGCGGGTCTCGAGCAGTTCGTGGCCGACGCACTCGCCATCGTGCGCGAGCAGGGCGCCAAGGCGGCCTTTGCCGCGGCCATCGCCTAG
- the uxaC gene encoding glucuronate isomerase, producing the protein MSKFMDDKDYLLRNETGERLFHGYAEGMPIVDYHCHISPREIFEDRRFKNITEVWLGGDHYKWRLMRANGVDERYITGDAPDREKFQKWAETLGRCVGNPVFEWSHLELKRFFGYDGVLNAQTAQEVWDLTSEALARPDFSCRELVRRSNVRVICTTDDPADSFEWHKKIAADPAFDVAVVPAMRPDAALRIERTGEFGAYVDKLARVAETPVATFEDLKRAIARRYDVAAELGCRASDHALDYVMYEPATADQIEDIFRRGRAGESLTEREVMQYKTAFMQFVAGEYVRLGWAMQLHFGCRRDNNRRMFEKLGPDTGYDCVSNFSPADQLAGFLDSIQRTSGLPKTILYSLNPADNIVIDTVMGCFQEAPVAGKLQNGSAWWFNDSELGMRDQLTTLANQGVLGNFVGMLTDSRSFLSYPRHEYFRRVLCGLLGEWVEQGKYPDDEAMLGQLVRDISYNNAVRYFGFDLEEE; encoded by the coding sequence ATGAGCAAGTTCATGGACGACAAGGACTACCTGCTGAGAAACGAGACCGGTGAGCGGCTCTTCCACGGCTATGCGGAGGGCATGCCCATCGTCGACTACCACTGCCACATCTCGCCGCGAGAGATCTTCGAGGATCGCCGCTTCAAGAACATCACGGAGGTGTGGCTGGGCGGTGACCACTACAAGTGGCGCCTCATGCGCGCGAACGGCGTGGACGAGCGCTACATCACCGGTGACGCCCCCGACCGCGAGAAGTTCCAGAAGTGGGCCGAGACGCTTGGCCGCTGCGTCGGCAACCCCGTGTTCGAGTGGAGCCACCTCGAGCTCAAGCGCTTCTTTGGCTATGACGGCGTGCTGAATGCCCAGACGGCCCAAGAGGTGTGGGACCTCACGAGCGAGGCGCTCGCGCGTCCGGACTTCTCGTGTCGCGAGCTCGTGCGCCGCTCCAACGTGCGCGTCATCTGCACGACGGACGACCCGGCGGACTCGTTCGAGTGGCACAAGAAGATTGCGGCCGATCCCGCGTTTGACGTGGCCGTGGTGCCGGCCATGAGGCCCGATGCGGCGCTTCGCATCGAGCGCACGGGCGAGTTCGGCGCCTATGTGGACAAGCTCGCTCGCGTTGCCGAGACGCCCGTCGCCACGTTCGAGGACCTGAAGCGCGCCATCGCCCGTCGCTACGACGTTGCGGCCGAGCTGGGGTGCCGAGCCTCTGACCACGCGCTTGACTACGTGATGTACGAGCCGGCCACGGCAGATCAGATCGAGGACATCTTCCGCCGCGGCCGCGCCGGCGAGTCGCTCACCGAGCGCGAGGTCATGCAGTACAAGACGGCGTTCATGCAGTTCGTCGCCGGCGAGTACGTGCGGCTTGGCTGGGCCATGCAGCTGCACTTTGGCTGCAGGCGCGACAACAACCGCCGCATGTTCGAGAAGCTCGGCCCCGACACGGGCTACGACTGCGTCTCGAACTTCTCGCCCGCAGACCAGCTCGCCGGTTTCCTCGACTCCATCCAGCGCACGAGCGGGCTTCCCAAGACGATCCTGTACAGCCTGAACCCGGCCGATAACATCGTCATCGACACGGTGATGGGGTGCTTCCAGGAGGCGCCCGTGGCCGGCAAGCTCCAGAACGGCAGTGCCTGGTGGTTCAATGACTCCGAGCTTGGCATGCGAGACCAGCTCACGACGCTCGCGAACCAGGGCGTGCTCGGCAACTTCGTGGGCATGCTCACGGACTCCCGCAGCTTCCTTTCCTACCCGCGTCACGAGTACTTCCGCCGCGTGCTGTGCGGCCTTCTGGGCGAGTGGGTCGAGCAGGGCAAGTACCCGGACGACGAGGCTATGCTTGGCCAGCTCGTGCGCGACATCAGCTACAACAACGCGGTTCGCTACTTTGGCTTTGACCTGGAAGAGGAGTAG